A region of the Chaetodon trifascialis isolate fChaTrf1 chromosome 7, fChaTrf1.hap1, whole genome shotgun sequence genome:
gctgctgctgctgctgatgtacGGCACAGGTAAGATCTATAGACGTTGTTGTGATGAGATGTTTTGATATATGCTGCATGGCTGAGATATTGAGACTGAGAGTAAAAGCAAGTTTATGCTGGCATTTTAAAGTGCATGCAGTCAGTAACTGAGGAAATATCTGAAAGCTTTCCTCACAAATCTGTACAAACAGGGAAAATCTggattttgttctgtttgagtGTTCTGTCAACGTAAAAGCTTAAGATCTAAGGTCTATTTTTGTGGGCTATAAAATGTGATAAAGCAGAATAATATTCCAACAAAAATATCAGAATTTTAATTTCTAATTAAAGTTGCCATCTACATTTTAGTTTATCAGTTTTGGTTCATATATTCACTTCTGATGCCCTACATGTCAGTTGCTTCAGACCACATCTGTCTTTTCAGACCTAGACGGATAAACTCACACTCGAAAAGCACAAAATACATGTGTTACATCAATCTGTTTTTTAGATTACAAAGGACAAATAGTAATAATCACCTTGACTCTAAAATGGGTATTTCTGCTGTGATGTTGGTGTTGCATCGATGTGTTTTGTCATCAGTTTAATCTGGCCAGAACTATCAGTTCTACAAGCATtgttcttctctcctcctctagaTGCAAAGATGGAAATCATTACCAGTAATCCAGATGTTCTGGTCGGAAACGAGATCTTACTGTTGTGTAAAGGTGAGTCTTCGTTTGATGGGTCATTAATCTTGTCCTtgtgagtgaaatgtttcagtTCGAACCTCTTAAAGGAAATGAGCCTCCACGTTtattttcactctgtctctcttcctcctgtcctagctggaggagatggagacaTAACGTGGCAGAAGGATGGAGAAGAAATCGATGATGAAGAAAAGGTGTCCAAGGTGGATGAGACCTCCTCTAAACTGATCATTAAGAAGGCTACGATACAGGATGCGGGCAGTTACACCTGTCTGTGTGAGTTCGACAGTGGACACCATGATAACGTTATGGTGCAGCTGTATGTTCATGGTACGTAACAcctgactgcacacacatacgtgaACGCTGAACATGTCCATCGAAATCTTCAAGTTGCTTATTTTCAGCGTATGAGGTCTTGTTTAATGAACCAAACCCTGTTTATTTTGATGATGTTAGCACTCGTTTTGTTGCTTTATTGTGTACAAAATCAGCATGATACTGTAAGCTTCTCCTCTTTTGGCAGAGGGTCCATCATTTGGCCGTACCACCACCTACCATGAGTTTCTGGAGGGCACAGATGGTGTGGTGCCCTGCCTGGTGACCGGACAGCCAGCGGTGGTTGTTCACTGGCTCAGAgacaagcaagaaatccctTATGGTATGACCAGCACCTTGATCTGTAGATGTAGCTCTTGTCAATACTCCCATTAGGTCACCCTTACAGCGATATGCTTTGTTTTTGAGTGAGCACTTGCTTTGTACATCATTTTGACACCCTACAGAAATATCTTTTAGATTTGTGTCTGCTATAACTAACATTAAGGCTCTACAAGCATTCTGAATGTTTTAGATGCACACAGAGTTCAGCGATACTTTTGCTAAATAGCATAAAGAGCTCTGCAGTGTGCTTTGTCCAGCTGCACTTTTATGGCTGAATAACAGACTTTCACCCAGAAATATAActgtctttttcatgtttttgcctCTGCCTTTGCTTCTTTCCATCACGCTCTGCATTTTCTCTCACTTCAGGGGGAAGGCGTGTGCGTCAGCTGCTTGATAACACGCTCTTCattgaaaaagtgaaaagagaggaTGCTGGGACATACCTGTGTCAGGCCCAGATCAGAGGAAGGCCCGTCTATCAGCACCTCTCCGTCTCTGTTGTAGTCAACGGTCAGTGTCTTTAGTGTGGGGGTAATCAATGACACAAAGATCCTTCCTGACTCTTGTGTAACACAGCGCTGAGTGTCAGGGACTCTACTCATGAGCACATTTTGTATTTGaagtaaatgaaatgtaatgtttgCTTCAAATATAATTCCCCCCCGCAGCTCCTCCTACTGTGCAtctgaaggaagaggagaaaaaagtgcTGGCTGGACCAGAAACCAACGTTTCCTTGCTGTGTTTGGTGGACGGTCTACCAAAACCCAACATCACCTGGACCATGTAAGTCCTGACTTGTCGAGAGTTGGTTACTCTTTGGTGTCTCCATAAATGTTGTTCAGAGAGGTACATTATGCATCATTATGCTGACAATGTACAAGTTTAGTGTGGAATTGATTTAGATCTAAACCTGTTTCTCTCTACTTCTTTTACATCACAACAGAAGTCTAATGACGGACAGTATGTGTTATTTTTCAGTTggctttttcactgcagttcatTGCTTTCCTTCGTTTCAGCTGACTtacatttttatgatttttctaaatattaagttgtttttattttcaacctTTGGACAATCTGTCATCAGCAATaaaactgtgtcactgtgttgaTATACAGACAAGCGCCCTTGACTCTCAGCCGgcctgttgctgttgttgcatAGCATCTTATCTGTGTGTCAGAGGGTGAACAGAGACAAATTTCCTCATCAGTTTCTGAAGCatcgtctctccctctgccgGCCTCGATCTTTCCCTTATCCTCCATTAAGTTGTGTCTGCAAACATCTGGATGACATAACACTGTCTTTTGAGTACTCAAAGTGTATTTtgctctccacttcctgtccacagGCCAATTACGATTGACCCTTCACACCATCACTTTAACTCAGACCGCAGCCAGCTGACCATCAGGTCTGTTGCCAGGGCCGACTACGGAGAGTACATCTGCACTGCCGCCAACAAGATAGCTGAGAGCAGTGCCACCATCATGCTTCATGTTTTTGGTTAGTTGAGTTTTCTATCATTTTTCATGTTAATTGTCAGCATGACAGTGATTTTCAATTGATTTACTTTATCCAGTTGTACTATAATGACACTTGGACATGTGTTTCTCAGCGTTTCTTTAAATTCTAGCGAGCTGGTTACTGTTATGATAAGAGACATGTTGTATTTCAGAGGCCCCAGAGGTGTTTgtgtcagcagagcagcagagtgtgtcaGTGGGTcagcgtgtgtctgtgtcctgtaACGTCTCTGGCCATCCTCAGCCTGAGCTACACTGGCTCAACAAGCACAATGGATACACACTGGTAAGAGTGtatagacacatacacacacacacacacatgcagttttgAGCAGCCCCAGAGATGCATGAGCTATATGACAAACAGCACTCCAGTCAGCTCCATGTTAGAGCCTCAGTGACCTTTAGCACTGTCCAGCTCCTCCAACAACATGAAATCTGAGCATTACAGATTTGTGTTTGATCTGATTGGAGGTTTCCTTTTGTGCCTCCCGCTGTCAGGACTCTACCTCTGCTCGCGTCCATGTTGTTGATGGTGCTTTGGTGATTGAGGAGGTGATGCCCTCTGATGGTGGACTGTATTCCTGCATGGCTGTCAGCGCCTCTGGAAATGCATCAAGAGATGTTGCAATACACAGTAAGAGtctatgtctgtttttgtgtttgggaAAAAAGTCGTAGATTTCATCTTCACTTATGATCATGCATCTGACTTACAATTctaatatttgtttttccttcttccctcctcccctccctcctctctgccctcctgaCTCACAGCCGAGCCCAGTCTGCCTCACTACCTGTCAGTGTCACCTGGACCAACCTCAGTCCTCTTCGCCCTCAAAACCCTGCCCATCAGTGGAGGAACACCAATCACAAGTTTCATTCTACAGTGGAGGCAAAGTGCAGCAGAACAGTGGAAGGAGATCGCAGTCCCAGTTTCAGGTGAGAAATCTGCTCCTCAAAGAGGCTTTGCAGCGGTTCATCATGACTCTCAGGAGAAAATCAGTCAGTTAATCTTTTCTGCATTACAGTGCCTAAACCATAAAATCTGTCCTGCCATAAATACCgaaataacatttaatcatgcacatcagctgatgttgtgtctttctgtgtgtgtgtgtgtgtgtgtgtgtgtgtgtgtgtgtttgctattGTAGGTCCTCTAGCTATCACGAACCTGAAGCAGTACACGACGTACACAGTGCGTATGGCTGCCTCAAATGCAGTGGGAGTGGGACAGTtctcagacacaaagacagtcCGCACCCAGGGAATACGTAAGTGTTACACACACTAAACCCATATTTCATGCAATGTGTGGagcacagacattcacacatgcatgtggTGCACAGTACATATCTAGCAAGCAAGGCTTTTCCTCCTCATCTGCCATCACTAATTTATCTTTTTTCATCTCCCGTGCTAACATTtccatgacatcatcatcatcatcatcatcatcatccaccTGATGTTCTTTCATGCTACTGATGACACCATGTAATCCGCTGTCATCCATTCTCAGAGGGTAAATTATACTGTCATCTACTCAACTGTGAAACAATAAACTATACTACCAAAAACAACAGCCTGTATAAATAGATACCTCTGAATCCGAAGATGAGGTGTTGATTGTTATTTATGACTGTTGAATTTGAATGCATTGTCATCagctctttccttcctttctgccTCCTGTATCCTGTAGGTGAACCAGACAGTCCAGTTGTGTCACTTGATCGGATGAAAATCGAGAGCAACTCCTTCTCAGTCCCTCTTAAACAGACTGATGATGGTGGATCTCCTCTGCAGCACTTCAACATACGATACAGACAGGTAAGAGGCAATGTGATTTTGTATATGAATGGCTCTTTTTTCGTGCTTTTGTTTCCTTCAGTGATCTCCTATGCTTTCTCTGTATGCTCTCTCAGGATAAAGAGGGCACGGAGTGGAAAGAGATGGAGCTGCCGTCCAATAGTGACTCTATCTCCCTTCAAGACCTGTCTTTCAGCTCTGACTATCAACTGGAAGTGACAGCAGTAAATGCTAATGGTACCTCTGTCCCTGCCACATTCAACTTCACCATTGGAGAACAGCCTGGtatgtgaccccccccccaccccacccccagccCAACAAGTCCCCACAACATGCTCTTTAGTCAGGACATGTGGCTTAAACTGTGAACTGGGAGTGctgacaaaaatgtgtttcttgcCACAGTGAGGATATTTTCCATACTTTCAGTTAGGTCATCTTGACTCTCTCATGTCTCCCTCCAAAGTGAGCCGCAGCATGACCAAAGGCAGCGTGGTTGCCATCGTCATGGTGATTTTCCTGCTGGTTTTCCTGGTGGTGGACGTGACCTGCTGCTACAGAAATCACTGTGGCCTGCTCATGTCCATCTCTGTGAAGCTCTTTGGACAGAAAGTCCCAGGCATGAAAACACTTGAAGATGGAGAGGGAACCACTAATGGGTAAGTAGAGGTTGGAAAATATTTCcacaaaatagatttttttttttttttttttttgtagatcGCCAAGTTGTCATTATCATATTTgaaatctttgtgtgtgtgcagagaagTGAAGCTAAAGGGTATATCCACTTCTAGAGGCAGTATACAACTGGCGGGGGTTCACACGTTGACTAAGGAGGGGGGGCAGCTCACAGAGGTCACCTGCGACAAAGCCTCCCTGACAAAACACGAGTATGTTCATTCACTCCCACAGACATCAAACCATCTCATTTCTGCTTATCTAGACAGTCACACAAAGACTATATACTAgagaaaatgattaaataacTCCACTTTTAACTGATAATTATTTTCTATACAGTTATACATCTTTATATCAATATCTCACTGATGAATTATGTCTTTCCCACAGGAAAATACAGCCAGGTAGAGACCTGCCCAATGCCGATGCATGAGGCCAAAAAACTGGAGAAACAACGAATAAGAACACACTTCTCATAAACAAGTAGATAATCTAATAAAAGTCTAGACAACAAGAGAAGAAATCAACCAATCACTCAGTCTCAATGACTGACTCAGAGCAGCCAGCCATCTCTACATTGGATACAACTGCCATGGGAAGGTTCAAACACACCTGACAGACTGCAGGGAAAACACTCACTCACTGGGCTGTTTCAGACGTCTGAGCTGTTGGAGTGAGAGGACAGTGGGTCCGTGTTCAGCCTCTCCCGACAACactgtcctctcctctgcttgaAAACCTCCCAGCCTCCAGATGACATGAAGGCTGACAGAGGCTGCAGGAGATTGTGCTATTTAATAGTCTTTTTGTCCAAGACAGAGAAGGCACAATCTCCTTCCACAGGGTAATcttgatgtctgtgttttacagGGTAAAATGATCGCTAATATAGATAAATCCTCAAATTGCTCTATTCTCGCAACACGTTTACTGCATTTTGAATGTTGTACACGGACACAAggtcttattttattttttctcattctgAATCATATCATGGAAATCCTGTTAAATGCAGAGGGTTTATTTGGCATTTAAatatatgtgtttatattaatgatgttttttcatatgtcttttaattattattaactTTTTAATAACAGTGCATTGTGGCTGCTCCTCTGATTGTTATGTAAGCCTGAACATCTTATTTTCTGAGTTTGAATAACACTGTATGCTAATACTGAGCAGTATTTTAAAGGGCGTTTCAACttaaactaactaactaacctTAATGTACTTATTATTCACtgatatttattgtttttaaaccaTAAATGAGAGATATTTATCATGAGAGGCTTTGAACTTGAAGCCATGTTTGACTTTGTAGCCAGCTTTACTGTTAAGCACTTTTTCATGAAAGGATTTTCATATCGTTGGCAACTAACACTGGCCGCATAGGGGACCTGTAATTAAAAGCAACTTTTATTATGAGAGCCTCCTTTAACGTACCTGTAATAATAGGCAACATGTATGAAACATTACTACACCTAACAAACTGACTAATGTTCTaagttattttgtatttatagtCAAATTAATACTTACGATAATCAAATATGCTACAGTAAGTGCAAAAAGCTTCAACTCTGATATTCTTTTCCTGACCGTATTAATGAAGTGTTTTGACATTATTGTAACATTGTATTGAACACTGTACATGGTTGTATATACATATTTGCATTTGATATAAAAGCATAGACTGTAACAGCTTTATGTGTTTTGTGCTCACCAAGTGAATGTAGGTTTTCTCATGTTAGTAGCATCTCATtgtcacatacagtaaaagtacaaaaactacaaaaaaaaaccaaaactacAGCCAGCgccttttttttgcttttttgcttttatgaATCCGATATTGTATTTAATTATAATTTCTTCTCTTTCAAACAATTAGGCCTACCTTTTAGTTGTATGTCATACAATCACTGGAGTTAGGTTATATATAGATATAAGAGGTTTCATTGAGTGCTGCAGATTTATTATAGATTTCTAGACTTTGTTAGATAGATATGAATGTTTTGTTGAGTTGTGctgactggaaaacaaaatcagTCAAGCCCAACAGGCCAACTGTGGAGTTATGATTTATGTTTCAGCTGCTATTGGTGTCCAGCACGGGTAAGAGCTACCAAGTATTTAGATTTCAGCAGGTAAGACAGTGTTGGAAGTCTATGTTCTGATATATACTACATAAATATTGAGACTCTGAGTGATCATTCCTGCCTCGGTGAGCTTATGTTGGTCTTTTGAAGTGTAAACACTGGATTTCCTCAGGATATAACTGATACTTAGTTCTTTTTTTGTACCTAAACTAAAATTTCCATGTCAGCATAAACAAGGAAAATGCTGGATTCAgtctgtttctgcctgtttaaacagtaaaatacaaaaataaaaccagtgtTATAAACACTTGCTCGTTAACAGCACATCAGaaccagaaaacaaaaagccaaaatTCAAGACGTGAAGCCGACGGCCTCCAGATGCAGCTCTGTGGAATGATGACTGTGATGAATGAAAGTGATAAACGTCAAAAACTCACCACCTAAAGGAGTCCAAGGTGGCTGATAAGTTGATTTTTCCTTCACATGGTCATCTTGAAGAAATAGTCACAGAGTGTTCTTCACAATGAGACACTGTTTCTGGAGAGTGTTTctgctgaatattttaaaatgtaattctTCAGTGCTGTGAGCAGTAAAGATTTAAATTCCATTTATTAGTATTATGCTGGCTCTTCTACACAGCTTACCAACCACCACTTAAAAAAGCAGATGGACATTAATGAACTGGGAGCTGattgttcttttgtttgttgtcttaaATTAGAAGACAAAAACTATTAATGATCAAATGACTGCAACTAACACAGATTTTTGCGAGAGCAAAATTTTATCCAAAGTTGAAAGAATGAACTGACTGGGGGTGAGGGTCCTGATTCTGCTCaccaaatcttttttttttcccctttatcAGCCTCTTCATAGaactttgtttttgctcttttctaaataagatatatttatatttataccCAGGAACTAAATCATGACTTCTCTAATTTCAGATATTTTGGCAATGCAGTCCAAAAGCTGTTTTATTGGCTgtcagtgcatttttttttgtcaggttATGTAAATGCCCCGATTGACTCAATGTGAACTTGAAGTCAAAGTTTCTAGAATACCTACAGTAGCATGCTGTCATCTGcaccagacatctcacataaaCCTACACATATTTTGGGTCCCTGTCAGCTGCTCTGGGAGGAAGTGGAGCAATTGGTTTGCAGGGGCGGCTGAGTCCGACTGGCATCAAAGACTGATTAATAAAAGTTGTGGTTATCAAGACTCTGAGGGTGCTGGGTGGTGtgtgacacattttgtttttcaaaaccTTTAACAAGGATCTGAAAAGCACCGCTTCATAAGACAGCACTTGAACACAGTTTTGATGACCTTGCACTGTACTTCcatgcatttccattttaagcTACTTTATACTTGATTTCAGAGGGAATGTTGAGTCTTTGATTccattacatttatctgacagcggTAGTTTGTACTACTTTTCTTATTACAATCTTTATATAACCAGATTATAAAATATGGTGGATCATTTACAGACTAAATTATCCAGCACTATGTAAAGCAGGCGTCAAGTATCTACATTACAGTGTTAGTTAAACATGAATGCTTCAGTAGTTACAGTAACAGTAATCCTTGTATAAAGGTCCATATAATGGCAATATTTTCTCAGGGATCATTTTTATGCATAACATGTAGGCCTCTCTCTATTTTGATATGTTACagacattttgcattttcctctgcttcagaGTTTACCtgaaatgaagttttttttttttttgtttttttttttaggtaaaTTTTTTTAGGTAAGGTAAATGATCTCAGTGATACTGCTCAATGTTTCATATGCCAGAGCGAGAGCTGGACGAAACGGTGATGGGTGGTAACCATGTTATGCAAACATGAGACACACGTACATTCAGTTTGGTTATAAAGTTCAGTCCTGTGTCACAGTCTCCAGTCAGTAGCCGTAAAAGTcgatgctgagctgcagctgtcgGGCTGTGTGCCGTCTCGGTGCTGTGGTCCTTACTGTGAGGGGACGCCCCCTGCCTGCCTGATAGCTTCCTGCTGACCAGAAGCACATGACCAGGCGTGTTTACACCTGCGGTGACAGAGACACACTTCACCGCTGACAGAGAAGCCTATCGTCCAAACCGGAATAAAAAGCTGCGTTGTCGTGAGAGGTTATTGTTTAGCGGACTCTCACTGGGATTTGGTAAGTTAGCTTTTTCTATCAaggctgtgttttcttcctgaAATGTGTGATATGAGGACGCTGTCGGCTCTTCCGTAGCAGCAGATGctaggttagcatgctaacgtctGTCAACGGCTTAGctagctgctgcagcatcaccaCCACCCAACCAGGTTAAAGCTGGATATAAAATTATATCATCAGATATAGAAGACATGGCGCTAAGAGTGTTATTTAGCTAATCTACacgctgtgtttgtttttaatgtcatcCTTCGATAGCTTTGTAATCGTTAAAGTTACTTTATCAGTTAGCTACTTCGTATTCGTGCAGTTGGTGGTGGCGTCGGTAGCTAAAGACGTGGCTTGGACAGGTAGCTTAACCTTAGAGAGCTGTAGtgacatttaaatttaaaagcAGATTCAGTTTATCCATAAAGACTACGACAGTTTTCTTCTGAAGACAATAATGCTGTCTCCGTGTTTGGTGCAGTGAAGCTGTCACAAAGGTCGGTGTCAGCTGTAACCCATCATCATGTCATGTGAATGAAAGAAATCTGAAAAGCTTTGATTTTACAAGCGCCTTCAGTCTCCAGGTAGATTTGTACAACTGTCCGGAGAGAGAGATCACAAAATGCTGATTTACAGCCAAGATATATTTATATCCTTTCATATTGTGGTCCTTAGTTCCAGGCAGCCTCTGCCCATCTGTCCTCCAGGAGGGACGCTACATCCTCAGCCACAGGCTCCAGGAAGGCAGCCCTCTTGCTGTCCACCATGGACGAGACAGATGTGGAACGTGAgccctttctcttctcttctcttctcttctcttctcttctcttctcttctcttctcttctcttctcttctctttcaagCTGTTCATTAACTCACTTGCTCTCTTTAAGTCTGAATGCTAAGCCACGCATATTTTTGTCTAGCCATTTGTTTGTACTTAatgtctctcttctgtctgcatCTCAATCCTTCGACTAAGCCTGTTGTGTTGTCCCTCCAGAGGTGACCCTGGCTCTGCTAGATGCCGCCACCGATAAAGACGCAGAGGTCCAGGAACAAGTCAGAAAGTCCGTGTTGACCCTGGGAAAACAGCAGCCGGACAGAGTGTTAGCCATGTGTCAGGACTACCTTCTGAAACACCCAAAGGTAAATAATTACGTCTGCTCTATCAAACAGCTCTCAGAGTGTCAGCCTACCTGGCTAAACTGGAAGCTGTAGGGGAAGGCTTCCATGCCTTGATTTCTTATGAGGGGAAAATATTGTCCTTTCAAACTGTTAAACATTAAACCAGATTGCAGTGAGCACTAAAATGTGGTATTTAtatgatggaaatgtgtgtgcttttattaGAGATTTGACTTGGCTCCAGAAACCCCTGCTAACAATAGCCTGCTGCTAATCTGTTAAACCCGGTCACACTTAAAAGGCCTCTCAGAGCCCCTAGCATGTGGTTTGCCAGCCTGTTTCACCAAGAGTCAAGACTCGAGGTTTCAAGCATGTACAAGATGTAAACATTGCAGTCAGTagttgtgtgtgcatttctgtcagAGACTTTCAGCCTGAGGTTTTCACATTTCATAGATGTCAGACAAGCAGCATGAATCATGATCATTTAATGTGTTACGTAATTTATTATGAAATTgcatataaaatgtcagaaattgtGACTATGTATCATCATCATGATTTCCTATTCCTATTATTTCCAGCTTATAGAATAGAAAAAGAATCAGTCTACCTCTAAACCTGAAAAGCTGTCACTAATGCACCTTAAATTCTAGAGCTCACAatcagcctgtgtctgtgtgaggctgcagcatcTTATCAGCCTGTCACAGCTCTTTGAGATTATCAGATGATGGCATcatcacacagaggaaatgttttgGGAAACATCAGTGACTTATCACAAACCATGTCCTTTGTCCTGAGATGGTGTTGAATGTGCTCTATCATGCTGTACTTTATCTATTTGCACGCCACCTTCAGACATTTTACTTGgcatttcctgctgctctgtgcagatgaaTAAATGCTGCTCCATTAATCAATattccattttgttttattcatgtcctctgtcttttgtccttgttcctctcctcattctcctcctgtagTTGGTGGTTACCCACAGAGTTGTGATTCTTCAGACTATTGAGCTGATTGTAGGCTGCAGGATAGAGGAGATCAGTTACCCGAGGATAAAGAGCATTATCTCCTTGGCCTCTGATGAGATGACGCGGTCAAAGGTAAAATATTAGACGTTATTAGGAATTGTTTTCCTACAGAGAGCAAATGataaattaaatgttttctcCCTGTTTTCTGTTCAATCAGGAGGTCATCCCTGATTGGCAGCAGGCAGCCAGTAATATCTTAGTTGCTGTGGGTAACAAGCATATCAATGACATCATGGAGGAGATTCTAAGCAAGTTTCAGCCAGGGCTCCTGCCTCACTTCTTTGTGGTCCAGACACTCGCCAACCTTTCTGACTCAAATGGTAAGAAAATAtttactgacacaaacacaaagaactCACACATTGGCCATaagcaagaacacacacacaaacacactagtAAATCAGGACTTTtgttcacaaagcaggttttcaGAGGTGGTTTAGAAAGACATGAACCTGTTAAACCTGTACAGAAACAGCACTTGCAGGCCAAAAGATTTTGCACACCACCAGAATATGTTTGTTTTGGAGCAGTCTTTATAGTCTTTGTACTAAATGCGCATTTGCATCTGTATCATTAAAATGTAGATACTGAATCAGCATTCAACGTGGGAAATGTCTCACCTGCATTTGCTCATGAACAGCATAGGAGTTTTAGAGAAGTACAAGCTAGTTCCAGCTATACATCACTGAacatatacatttattttgataCACAATGTGACTTTAACATGTTGTTAAACATGTTGTGCCAAGATAAATTTCATGAGGGACTACTAAAACCCTCTGTTAACTTCTGTTCATTCTCCCTGACTTAGCACTGATCCTGTCAGTCCAAAAAAGGATTATCGTGTAGAGGAAGTGGTAAATAAGTCATCAACGCTGTACTCTTGTCCTTGTTCTCTAGTTTATGGCATGGTACCCTTCCTGAATGCTATTCTGGGCACCATGTTGCCCATGTTGAGCATGGCCAAACACGACAACATGAAGTGGGTCTTCTCTTCTGGTAAGAATCTCCTGTGCTATTCACCTCTTTACTTCCTCTTACAGTTTCGTCATCACGTGGTTTTCTACTCTCCTTGATTTCCTTTTCCCACTCTTTGTTTCTgtccctccagctctttgtcACTTCAGCGACAGCATCTTGGAGTACCTCGCCAACCTGGACAAGGCTCCAGATCCCACAGTCAGGAAAGACACATTCTCCAGTGAAATCCACGCTGCTTTCGACATACTCTTCAGTAATTGGTTACAAAGCAGGGAGTCTAAGGTGAGGTCACCGCAGATCAGTGTGAAGTTG
Encoded here:
- the ncam3 gene encoding neural cell adhesion molecule 1; translation: MKNQSALILRTAVLLLLLLLMYGTDAKMEIITSNPDVLVGNEILLLCKAGGDGDITWQKDGEEIDDEEKVSKVDETSSKLIIKKATIQDAGSYTCLCEFDSGHHDNVMVQLYVHEGPSFGRTTTYHEFLEGTDGVVPCLVTGQPAVVVHWLRDKQEIPYGGRRVRQLLDNTLFIEKVKREDAGTYLCQAQIRGRPVYQHLSVSVVVNAPPTVHLKEEEKKVLAGPETNVSLLCLVDGLPKPNITWTMPITIDPSHHHFNSDRSQLTIRSVARADYGEYICTAANKIAESSATIMLHVFEAPEVFVSAEQQSVSVGQRVSVSCNVSGHPQPELHWLNKHNGYTLDSTSARVHVVDGALVIEEVMPSDGGLYSCMAVSASGNASRDVAIHTEPSLPHYLSVSPGPTSVLFALKTLPISGGTPITSFILQWRQSAAEQWKEIAVPVSGPLAITNLKQYTTYTVRMAASNAVGVGQFSDTKTVRTQGIQGEPDSPVVSLDRMKIESNSFSVPLKQTDDGGSPLQHFNIRYRQDKEGTEWKEMELPSNSDSISLQDLSFSSDYQLEVTAVNANGTSVPATFNFTIGEQPVSRSMTKGSVVAIVMVIFLLVFLVVDVTCCYRNHCGLLMSISVKLFGQKVPGMKTLEDGEGTTNGEVKLKGISTSRGSIQLAGVHTLTKEGGQLTEVTCDKASLTKHEKIQPGRDLPNADA